The following proteins come from a genomic window of Terribacillus aidingensis:
- the sigK gene encoding RNA polymerase sporulation sigma factor SigK codes for MSIIGAIGLLVKEAMFFVSYVKNHAFPQPLPPEEEALHIERMQQGDETSRNKLIEHNLRLVAHIVKKFENTGEDSEDLISIGTIGLIKGIESYSSDKGTKLATYAARCIENEILMHLRALKKTKKDISLHDPIGQDKEGNEISLIDILQADNEDIIEYIQLNMEVEKIKEYIGILDGREKEVIVSRYGLNNEEDMTQREIAKKLNISRSYVSRIEKRALMKIFHEYYRQHRT; via the coding sequence GTGAGTATTATTGGTGCTATCGGACTTCTAGTAAAGGAAGCAATGTTTTTCGTTTCCTATGTAAAGAACCATGCATTCCCTCAGCCTCTCCCACCCGAGGAAGAAGCATTGCATATCGAAAGGATGCAGCAAGGGGATGAAACAAGCCGTAACAAGTTAATTGAACATAACCTGCGTCTGGTTGCTCACATCGTAAAGAAATTCGAAAACACTGGCGAAGATTCGGAGGATCTCATTTCCATCGGTACAATCGGACTGATTAAAGGAATCGAAAGCTATTCGAGTGATAAAGGCACAAAACTCGCTACATACGCAGCTAGGTGTATCGAAAATGAAATCCTTATGCATCTACGGGCCTTGAAGAAGACCAAGAAGGATATTTCCCTGCATGATCCCATAGGTCAGGATAAAGAAGGTAACGAAATCAGCCTTATCGACATTCTCCAAGCAGACAATGAAGATATCATTGAGTATATCCAGTTGAATATGGAAGTCGAGAAGATAAAGGAATATATCGGTATCCTGGATGGACGTGAAAAAGAAGTAATAGTCAGTCGCTATGGACTTAATAACGAAGAAGATATGACACAGCGTGAAATTGCAAAAAAATTAAATATTTCCCGCAGCTACGTTTCCCGCATCGAAAAACGTGCACTGATGAAAATTTTCCATGAATACTACCGACAGCATCGCACATAA
- a CDS encoding YrhC family protein: MNKRQQQLIDKIADYRRFALALLILGSYLYIGSVINVYLAPTDKADILFAMTGGCVITSILIWFAIERWKKQLES, translated from the coding sequence ATGAATAAAAGACAACAGCAGTTGATTGACAAGATTGCAGATTATCGTCGTTTTGCATTGGCGCTTCTGATTCTTGGCAGTTATTTATACATTGGTTCGGTTATCAATGTTTATTTGGCACCTACAGACAAAGCAGATATCCTGTTTGCTATGACTGGCGGATGCGTAATTACAAGCATACTGATCTGGTTTGCAATAGAAAGATGGAAAAAACAATTAGAAAGCTAA
- the mtnN gene encoding 5'-methylthioadenosine/S-adenosylhomocysteine nucleosidase has protein sequence MTIGIIGAMDEEVALLKETMAYKKEVIVAGYEITEGTLSDKPVVLLKSGIGKVNAALAASMLIERYAPEAIINTGSAGGFASNLEVGDIVISDSVVHHDVDVTAFDYVYGQVPQMPPAFQADQELVQLAKSVIDQFPDTNAEIGLIATGDSFMSDPERVAFVRDKFPAMLAAEMEAAAVAQVSYHYGTPFVIVRALSDIAGKESSVSFDAFLDQAARNAATLIMKMVERY, from the coding sequence ATGACAATCGGGATCATTGGAGCAATGGATGAAGAAGTAGCATTACTGAAAGAAACAATGGCATACAAAAAAGAGGTCATTGTAGCAGGGTATGAAATTACAGAAGGCACACTATCTGATAAACCAGTTGTCCTGCTTAAATCGGGAATCGGAAAAGTGAATGCAGCACTCGCTGCATCTATGCTGATTGAACGATATGCACCGGAAGCAATCATCAACACTGGTTCAGCGGGCGGATTTGCTTCGAATCTGGAAGTAGGGGATATTGTCATCTCTGATTCGGTCGTTCACCATGACGTGGACGTAACAGCATTCGACTATGTTTATGGTCAAGTACCGCAAATGCCGCCAGCTTTCCAGGCAGATCAGGAGCTGGTTCAGCTAGCCAAGAGTGTTATTGATCAATTCCCTGATACGAACGCTGAAATCGGTCTTATTGCGACCGGTGATAGTTTTATGTCTGATCCAGAACGTGTAGCATTTGTCCGGGACAAGTTCCCAGCTATGCTGGCAGCGGAGATGGAGGCTGCTGCAGTGGCTCAGGTGTCGTATCACTATGGAACACCTTTTGTCATTGTACGGGCGTTGTCTGATATTGCAGGCAAGGAATCGTCTGTATCATTTGATGCTTTCCTTGACCAAGCTGCTCGCAATGCAGCGACATTGATCATGAAAATGGTTGAACGCTACTAA
- a CDS encoding YrrS family protein, whose protein sequence is MADDNQDFSRLNNRNRRRKPRKWLSVVLAIAGVALVVVLLVAVLNDKPAMENQTADEQNQKSIAEQLQGNNDSSNGEDTEKADEEKQDDDEKEKEDKKEAEPSDDNVKEAYSKDWEPVGTEQSGTHTTTFEKGTQDWNEMMQAVGGAVGLDPASMTAWWVENNGNGGNDVIATVSATDSEETFRVFASWVDGKGWQATKVEVLKENDRKS, encoded by the coding sequence ATGGCGGATGATAATCAGGATTTTTCCAGATTGAATAATAGAAACAGACGCAGAAAACCTAGGAAGTGGCTTAGTGTTGTCCTGGCAATTGCTGGTGTCGCCCTAGTCGTCGTGCTGCTCGTAGCAGTTTTGAATGATAAACCGGCAATGGAAAATCAAACAGCTGACGAACAGAATCAAAAATCCATCGCAGAACAACTCCAAGGCAATAACGATTCTAGCAATGGCGAAGATACAGAGAAAGCTGATGAAGAGAAGCAGGATGACGATGAGAAAGAAAAGGAAGACAAAAAAGAAGCTGAACCTTCAGATGATAATGTGAAGGAAGCGTATTCGAAGGACTGGGAGCCGGTAGGCACCGAGCAGTCCGGGACTCATACGACAACCTTTGAAAAAGGCACGCAGGACTGGAATGAAATGATGCAGGCCGTTGGAGGAGCAGTTGGATTGGATCCAGCCTCGATGACAGCTTGGTGGGTAGAGAACAACGGCAATGGCGGTAATGATGTCATTGCAACAGTCTCTGCAACTGATTCAGAAGAGACATTCCGTGTATTTGCCAGCTGGGTGGATGGAAAAGGCTGGCAGGCAACAAAAGTGGAAGTACTGAAAGAAAACGATAGGAAGAGTTAA
- the greA gene encoding transcription elongation factor GreA — MATEKQYYMTNEGLAKLEEELEYLKTTRRQEVVERIKIARGFGDLSENSEYDAAKDEQAFVESKIATTENMIRNAVIIESDTDNPDMVGMGKTVTFIELPDGEEESYTIVGSAEADPFEGKISNDSPIAKSLIGHEVGEELSVSTPGGDIQVKITKVE; from the coding sequence TTGGCTACAGAAAAACAATATTACATGACAAATGAAGGTTTGGCGAAGCTTGAGGAGGAGTTGGAGTATCTAAAAACAACTCGTCGTCAAGAGGTTGTCGAGCGTATTAAAATCGCGCGAGGCTTCGGTGACTTGTCCGAGAACTCCGAATATGATGCGGCAAAAGACGAGCAAGCATTCGTCGAATCCAAAATCGCTACAACAGAAAACATGATCCGCAATGCAGTGATTATCGAAAGTGATACAGATAATCCTGATATGGTTGGAATGGGTAAAACAGTTACCTTCATCGAACTGCCTGACGGGGAAGAAGAAAGCTATACTATCGTCGGAAGTGCAGAAGCAGATCCGTTCGAAGGTAAAATCTCAAACGATTCTCCGATTGCAAAAAGCCTGATTGGCCATGAAGTCGGTGAAGAATTAAGTGTCTCCACACCAGGTGGCGACATTCAAGTCAAAATTACTAAAGTAGAATAG
- the udk gene encoding uridine kinase: MAKKPIIIGVAGGSGSGKTSVTRSIYKRFTDKTILVIEQDSYYKDQSHLPFEKRLNTNYDHPFAFDNELLMQHLQALGEQQAIEKPIYDYKIHTRSEETIPVEPKDVIILEGILILEDERLRDMMDIKVFVDTDADLRIIRRLLRDIKERGRTIDSVIEQYVNVVRPMHLQFIEPTKRYADIIIPEGGENHVAIDLMSAKIETILSGRTT; the protein is encoded by the coding sequence ATGGCAAAGAAACCTATCATTATCGGTGTTGCAGGAGGATCCGGATCAGGGAAGACGTCTGTTACAAGATCCATCTACAAACGGTTTACAGATAAGACAATTCTAGTGATCGAGCAAGACTCGTATTACAAAGATCAATCTCATCTTCCGTTCGAAAAACGTCTCAATACGAACTATGATCATCCATTCGCCTTCGATAATGAATTGCTAATGCAGCATTTACAGGCACTTGGTGAGCAGCAGGCGATAGAGAAGCCGATCTATGATTACAAGATCCATACACGTTCTGAAGAGACAATACCAGTTGAACCGAAGGACGTTATCATTCTGGAAGGAATACTGATCCTCGAGGACGAGCGACTGCGTGATATGATGGATATAAAGGTGTTCGTTGATACAGATGCAGATCTACGGATTATCCGCCGTTTGCTGCGTGATATTAAGGAACGCGGACGGACAATTGATTCAGTTATCGAGCAGTATGTGAATGTAGTACGTCCGATGCATTTGCAATTCATCGAACCAACAAAGCGGTATGCAGATATTATCATTCCAGAAGGCGGAGAAAACCACGTAGCCATCGATTTGATGTCTGCGAAGATCGAAACGATTCTCTCCGGCCGCACTACGTGA
- a CDS encoding O-methyltransferase: MLQAIMGYLEEYVESSPEWAKKLEELAAEDRVPIMEPLGIQFLMQLIRLHQPDKILEIGTAIGYSALMMRHAKPDVSIVTVERDDVRYDQAVTHIQAQGAQDDILILKGDAFDLEDKIKAHAPYDFVFIDAAKGQYQRFFEAYSEMLSERGVIVSDNVLFKGYVADDSEATPRKANIAKKIRKYNDWLFQHEAFHTTILPVGDGVAVSVKKK, encoded by the coding sequence ATGTTACAAGCAATAATGGGTTACTTGGAGGAGTATGTGGAGTCTTCTCCTGAATGGGCTAAGAAATTGGAGGAGCTTGCTGCAGAAGACCGTGTACCGATAATGGAGCCGCTTGGGATACAATTTTTGATGCAGCTGATTCGGCTTCATCAGCCAGACAAAATATTGGAAATCGGGACAGCAATCGGGTATTCAGCTCTAATGATGCGTCACGCGAAACCAGATGTCAGCATCGTGACCGTCGAACGTGATGACGTACGTTACGATCAGGCCGTCACCCATATCCAAGCGCAAGGCGCTCAGGATGATATTTTGATCCTTAAAGGCGATGCATTCGATTTGGAAGACAAAATAAAAGCGCATGCCCCGTACGATTTTGTCTTCATCGATGCAGCCAAAGGGCAATATCAACGTTTCTTCGAAGCTTATAGCGAGATGCTCAGTGAGCGAGGTGTCATTGTCAGTGACAATGTTCTATTCAAAGGGTATGTGGCGGACGATAGTGAAGCTACACCACGCAAAGCTAATATCGCAAAGAAGATCCGAAAATATAACGACTGGTTATTCCAGCATGAAGCGTTCCACACGACGATCCTGCCGGTAGGCGATGGAGTAGCTGTCAGTGTGAAGAAGAAATGA
- the mltG gene encoding endolytic transglycosylase MltG has protein sequence MTASNDDLFQQNRDRRMEEASVVRKIVLMIISVIIVLLLIGALGTFIYVNASMKAVDSDNDTTQVVEVPMGATASSIGKSLEEQGLIKNAFIFRLYVKFSGEANFRAGNYELSPSMSMQQVVDELNDPEAGNTPSASAAVPEGSDIEEISVILSGSLGIDQQAFLDKMKDEAYIKQLISEYPDFLTEDILNKDIRYPLEGYLFAATYNFTSSDDITVDKVVHMMLDKSQQIISPYLDGFKQKELSVHEALTFASLVENEARNEDERKKIAGIFYNRLADDMRLQTDPTVLYALGEHKSRVYYKDLEVDSPYNTYQIKGLPVGPISNFSENALEAVVQPEESDYLYFLAGDDGEIYYARTFDEHEELIEKHMHLDE, from the coding sequence TTGACTGCCTCGAATGATGATCTTTTTCAACAGAATCGGGACAGAAGAATGGAGGAAGCAAGCGTCGTGCGGAAAATAGTTTTAATGATCATATCCGTAATAATCGTACTTCTATTGATTGGTGCACTCGGAACCTTTATCTACGTGAATGCCAGTATGAAAGCTGTCGATTCAGACAATGATACAACACAGGTTGTCGAAGTTCCTATGGGAGCTACTGCTAGCTCAATCGGTAAATCCCTGGAGGAGCAAGGTCTGATTAAAAATGCTTTCATCTTCAGGCTGTATGTGAAGTTTTCTGGTGAAGCCAACTTCCGCGCGGGAAACTATGAGCTTTCCCCTTCCATGTCCATGCAGCAGGTCGTCGATGAATTGAACGATCCAGAGGCGGGGAATACCCCCTCTGCATCTGCTGCAGTTCCGGAAGGATCCGATATCGAGGAGATCAGCGTAATCCTGTCTGGGTCATTAGGAATAGACCAGCAGGCTTTCCTGGATAAGATGAAAGATGAAGCTTATATCAAACAGCTCATTAGTGAATATCCGGATTTTCTGACGGAGGATATTTTGAATAAAGATATACGTTATCCGCTTGAAGGATACTTATTTGCGGCTACTTATAACTTTACATCCTCTGATGACATCACTGTAGATAAGGTGGTTCATATGATGCTGGATAAGTCTCAGCAGATTATTTCACCATATTTGGATGGATTCAAACAAAAGGAATTGAGCGTGCATGAAGCGTTGACATTCGCTTCGCTTGTCGAGAACGAAGCAAGGAATGAAGATGAGCGGAAAAAGATTGCCGGAATCTTTTATAACCGTCTGGCAGACGATATGAGGCTGCAGACGGATCCTACTGTGCTGTATGCATTAGGAGAGCATAAATCTCGCGTGTATTACAAGGATTTGGAAGTGGATTCACCTTACAATACATATCAAATAAAAGGGCTTCCTGTCGGCCCGATAAGCAACTTCTCAGAGAATGCGCTCGAAGCCGTGGTCCAGCCGGAAGAATCCGATTATTTGTATTTCCTCGCCGGGGACGATGGAGAAATTTATTATGCACGGACATTCGATGAACATGAAGAATTGATTGAGAAGCATATGCACTTGGATGAGTAA
- a CDS encoding DUF1292 domain-containing protein, with product MALEEKERIIIPDENGEEHLFEVLFNFDVDETGHSYIAVVPAEQADADDEVEVFAFRYEEKGDDKDLTLFQIDTEEEWEMVEEMLNTLTDEEDGI from the coding sequence ATGGCATTGGAAGAAAAAGAACGTATCATCATCCCGGACGAAAACGGGGAAGAACATTTATTCGAAGTCTTGTTCAATTTTGACGTGGATGAAACAGGACACTCATATATTGCGGTCGTACCGGCTGAACAAGCTGATGCGGACGATGAAGTCGAAGTGTTCGCTTTCCGCTACGAAGAAAAAGGCGATGACAAGGATCTGACATTATTCCAGATCGACACAGAGGAAGAATGGGAAATGGTCGAAGAAATGCTGAATACACTTACTGATGAGGAAGACGGCATCTAA
- the ruvX gene encoding Holliday junction resolvase RuvX, whose protein sequence is MTDILKTMGLDVGSKTIGVAISDGLGWTAQGLTTIHWNEADFETAKNELEQIIQQHGVQRAVIGLPKNMNGTIGPRGEASQVFSQWINEEFKIETVLWDERLTTMAAERVLLEADLSRKKRKKVIDKMAAVMILQGFLDSKQ, encoded by the coding sequence ATGACTGACATACTAAAGACGATGGGATTGGATGTCGGATCGAAAACGATCGGTGTGGCAATCAGCGATGGACTTGGCTGGACGGCCCAGGGTCTGACTACAATACATTGGAATGAAGCAGATTTTGAAACAGCAAAGAATGAATTGGAGCAGATCATTCAGCAGCATGGTGTACAGAGAGCTGTCATTGGCTTGCCGAAGAACATGAATGGTACAATCGGTCCCAGGGGAGAGGCTTCACAAGTCTTCTCCCAATGGATCAATGAGGAATTCAAGATCGAAACAGTGCTTTGGGACGAGCGTCTGACGACGATGGCAGCAGAACGAGTACTGCTTGAAGCCGACCTCAGCCGTAAAAAACGCAAGAAAGTAATCGATAAGATGGCAGCAGTCATGATTCTTCAGGGCTTTCTGGATTCGAAACAATAA
- a CDS encoding IreB family regulatory phosphoprotein, which produces MSSMDKTMKFNFPEEPMDENVREVLMSVYEALREKGYNPINQIVGYLLSGDPAYIPRHKDARNLIRRMERDEIVEQLVKFYLEQNKS; this is translated from the coding sequence TTGAGTTCGATGGATAAAACGATGAAATTCAACTTTCCGGAAGAACCGATGGACGAGAATGTCCGGGAAGTACTAATGTCCGTATACGAAGCATTGCGGGAAAAAGGATACAATCCGATTAATCAGATTGTCGGCTATCTGCTGTCTGGGGACCCAGCTTATATTCCCCGGCATAAAGATGCCAGAAACCTGATCCGCCGCATGGAGCGGGATGAGATTGTGGAGCAACTGGTAAAATTTTATTTGGAACAGAATAAATCATGA
- the alaS gene encoding alanine--tRNA ligase codes for MERLTSAEVRQKFLDFFKEKGHSVEPSASLVPIEDPSLLWINSGVATLKKYFDGRVVPENPRIVNAQKSIRTNDIENVGFTARHHTFFEMLGNFSIGDYFKKEAILWAWEFLTDKKWIGFDPERLSVTVHPEDEEAYQMWRDLVKLPEERIIRTEENFWDIGEGPSGPNSEIFYDRGEEYGNDSSDPELYPGGENERYLEIWNLVFSQFNHNPDHTYTPLPKQNIDTGMGLERMVCVIQDTKTNFETDLFMPIIEKTATFATKAYGETAADDTAFKVIADHIRTVSFAISDGALPSNEGRGYVLRRLIRRAVRYAKNIGIEKPFMKQLVPVVGDIMDAFYPQILEKREFIETVIQTEEERFHETLADGLTILNRIVAEEKEKGSNVFPGTEVFRLYDTYGFPKELTEEYVSEEGFTIDEAGFEEEMKQQRERARDARQKVNSMHVQDSVLQEVEAESTYVGYDRTETDTAILAIVKDKQLADVAVEGDEIFFILEETPFYAESGGQVADEGWVTTETATVFVQAVKKAPKGQNLHQAVVKQGQIQVKEIVHAKVDTSRRQHVVKNHTATHLLHQALKDVLGTHVNQAGSLVAPDRLRFDFSHFNAVTKEELEKIEETVNEKIWDELAVSTSYQSLSDAKEMGAMALFGEKYGDVVRVVQIGDYSLELCGGVHVRNTSQIGLFKIVSESGIGAGTRRIEAVTSKEAYRFTQQQQQILSQAAAELKTSNEQVPSRIEALFADLKEVQRERDSLRSKLSQLEAGNILDKVKEVKGVKVLAEQVDVADMNQLRGMVDDLKQKLDSGVILLAATAEGKVQLAAGVSKDLIGRGLHAGNLIKETAKRCGGGGGGRPDMAQAGGKNPEQVPDALAYAAVYVEEQL; via the coding sequence ATGGAAAGATTAACGTCTGCTGAAGTAAGACAGAAATTCCTCGATTTCTTCAAGGAGAAAGGACATAGTGTCGAGCCAAGTGCTTCACTTGTGCCGATAGAAGATCCTTCGTTGCTATGGATCAACAGTGGCGTTGCAACGCTGAAGAAATATTTTGATGGGCGAGTTGTGCCAGAGAATCCGCGTATCGTGAATGCACAGAAAAGCATCCGTACAAATGATATTGAGAATGTAGGCTTCACTGCCCGCCATCATACGTTTTTCGAAATGCTTGGAAACTTCTCGATCGGAGACTATTTCAAGAAGGAAGCAATCCTTTGGGCATGGGAGTTCCTAACAGATAAAAAGTGGATTGGTTTTGATCCGGAACGTCTATCTGTAACGGTTCATCCGGAAGATGAAGAAGCGTATCAAATGTGGCGTGATCTTGTTAAATTGCCGGAAGAGCGAATCATCCGTACAGAAGAAAACTTCTGGGACATCGGAGAAGGCCCGAGTGGTCCGAACTCTGAGATTTTCTATGATCGCGGAGAAGAATACGGCAACGATTCATCTGATCCAGAGCTTTATCCAGGCGGTGAAAACGAGCGCTATCTGGAAATCTGGAACCTTGTATTCAGTCAATTCAATCATAATCCGGATCACACATACACACCGCTTCCGAAACAGAACATCGATACAGGGATGGGACTGGAGCGTATGGTTTGTGTCATTCAGGATACGAAAACGAACTTCGAAACAGATCTTTTCATGCCAATCATCGAGAAGACAGCGACGTTTGCGACAAAAGCGTATGGTGAGACAGCAGCAGACGATACGGCATTCAAAGTTATTGCCGATCATATCCGTACTGTATCCTTCGCTATCAGTGATGGCGCGCTTCCTTCCAACGAAGGCCGCGGCTATGTACTCCGCCGTCTGATCCGTCGCGCAGTACGCTATGCAAAGAACATTGGTATTGAAAAGCCGTTCATGAAACAGCTAGTACCGGTCGTTGGTGATATCATGGATGCCTTCTACCCGCAAATACTCGAAAAACGTGAATTTATCGAGACAGTCATTCAGACAGAAGAAGAGCGTTTCCATGAAACGCTTGCGGATGGTCTGACTATCCTGAACCGGATCGTAGCAGAAGAAAAGGAGAAAGGTAGCAATGTCTTCCCTGGAACCGAAGTATTCCGTCTCTATGATACGTATGGCTTCCCGAAAGAGCTGACAGAGGAATATGTCAGTGAAGAAGGCTTCACAATCGATGAAGCAGGTTTCGAAGAAGAAATGAAGCAGCAGCGTGAACGTGCGCGTGATGCACGCCAGAAAGTGAACAGCATGCACGTGCAGGATAGCGTTTTGCAGGAAGTGGAAGCAGAAAGCACCTATGTCGGTTATGATCGTACAGAAACAGATACAGCTATCCTTGCGATCGTAAAAGATAAGCAGCTTGCTGATGTAGCGGTTGAGGGAGACGAAATTTTCTTCATCCTGGAAGAAACGCCATTCTACGCAGAAAGCGGCGGGCAAGTAGCCGATGAGGGCTGGGTGACGACGGAGACAGCGACAGTATTCGTACAAGCAGTCAAGAAAGCGCCAAAAGGACAAAATCTGCATCAAGCAGTTGTGAAGCAAGGACAGATTCAAGTGAAGGAAATCGTCCATGCAAAGGTTGATACAAGCAGACGTCAGCACGTAGTAAAGAACCATACTGCGACGCATCTATTGCATCAGGCTCTAAAGGATGTATTAGGTACACATGTCAATCAGGCAGGATCTTTAGTTGCGCCTGATCGTCTTCGATTCGACTTCTCTCATTTCAATGCGGTAACAAAAGAAGAATTGGAAAAGATAGAGGAAACCGTCAACGAAAAAATCTGGGATGAGCTTGCTGTCAGCACATCTTATCAAAGCTTAAGCGATGCGAAAGAGATGGGCGCGATGGCGCTGTTCGGTGAGAAATACGGTGATGTTGTACGAGTTGTTCAAATCGGTGATTACAGCCTGGAGCTATGTGGCGGTGTGCATGTTCGAAACACGTCCCAAATCGGCCTATTCAAGATTGTTTCCGAAAGCGGTATTGGTGCTGGCACGCGCCGAATCGAGGCAGTCACTTCAAAAGAAGCTTACCGGTTCACGCAGCAGCAGCAGCAGATTCTTTCACAAGCTGCAGCAGAACTAAAAACATCAAACGAACAAGTACCTTCCCGAATTGAAGCGTTATTCGCGGATCTTAAGGAAGTTCAGCGTGAGCGCGACAGCCTGCGCAGCAAACTGTCCCAGCTCGAAGCTGGCAACATATTGGATAAAGTAAAAGAAGTAAAAGGTGTTAAAGTGCTTGCAGAACAAGTGGATGTAGCAGATATGAACCAGCTACGCGGTATGGTCGATGATCTGAAACAAAAGCTTGATAGCGGTGTTATCCTTCTGGCAGCAACAGCTGAAGGCAAGGTACAGCTAGCTGCTGGTGTATCCAAGGACTTGATCGGACGCGGTCTGCATGCAGGTAACCTGATTAAAGAAACTGCCAAACGCTGCGGCGGCGGTGGTGGCGGCCGTCCGGATATGGCGCAGGCTGGCGGTAAGAATCCGGAGCAGGTTCCGGATGCACTTGCATATGCGGCAGTTTATGTCGAAGAGCAGCTTTGA
- a CDS encoding AI-2E family transporter has product MKNGNATAHHSSNMKEASRLYRVLLWMVTIVVALLLCFLLIKLYPFYRSFLLFLGGLFLPFIIAGLIAYLLHPIIDFLASWRLPRWLSILVIYTLFFGLTGFLLYKGFPVLISQVKEFSHNLPALTQRYDHYVQFMYERTAFLPETVHDQMDAVLRGLEQRAEGFLKDLLHIWNKLPQVVIFLVVTPVIVFYMLKDTDKIGNAGLSLLPRRYRSRVKGLVLRIDNNLGYYIRGVLLVSCIVSLLTWTAFTLIKLPYSLVLALLVGATNIIPYFGPIIGAVPAILVGITISPKTALLAGIMVFIIQLIEGNLLSPFIVGKSIHIHPLLIIFALLVGGELGGIIGMIAAVPCLTIIKACLDTAKETDV; this is encoded by the coding sequence ATGAAGAACGGAAATGCGACGGCGCATCATTCTAGTAATATGAAAGAGGCATCCCGTCTTTATCGTGTTCTTCTTTGGATGGTGACGATAGTCGTCGCCTTGCTGCTTTGTTTTCTGCTGATCAAGCTATACCCATTTTATCGTTCGTTCCTCCTGTTTTTAGGCGGACTATTCCTGCCTTTCATCATTGCAGGTTTGATTGCTTATTTGCTTCATCCGATCATCGATTTTCTTGCGTCGTGGCGACTGCCGCGCTGGCTGTCCATTTTGGTTATATATACGCTGTTTTTTGGTCTTACAGGATTCCTGCTGTACAAAGGCTTCCCGGTATTGATCAGTCAGGTAAAGGAATTCAGTCATAATTTGCCGGCATTGACACAGCGCTATGATCATTATGTGCAATTCATGTATGAACGGACAGCGTTCCTGCCGGAAACTGTGCATGATCAAATGGACGCTGTTTTACGTGGCTTGGAACAGCGCGCAGAAGGGTTTCTAAAAGATCTCTTGCATATATGGAATAAGCTGCCGCAAGTAGTCATTTTTCTTGTCGTTACACCAGTCATCGTATTTTATATGCTGAAAGATACGGATAAAATAGGCAATGCTGGTCTCTCGCTTCTGCCACGCCGTTACCGCAGCAGAGTTAAAGGCTTAGTGCTGCGTATAGATAATAATCTAGGCTACTATATTCGCGGAGTCCTGCTTGTGAGCTGCATTGTCAGTCTTCTGACTTGGACTGCATTCACGCTGATCAAACTGCCATATTCCTTGGTGCTCGCTTTATTGGTAGGAGCAACGAACATCATCCCATACTTCGGTCCGATCATTGGGGCAGTTCCTGCTATACTCGTCGGAATAACTATCAGCCCGAAAACGGCTCTCCTTGCTGGAATAATGGTTTTTATCATTCAATTGATTGAAGGGAACCTGCTTTCTCCCTTCATCGTCGGAAAAAGCATCCATATCCATCCGCTTCTGATCATTTTTGCTTTACTTGTCGGCGGGGAACTTGGGGGTATAATCGGTATGATCGCTGCTGTTCCTTGTCTGACGATAATCAAAGCCTGCCTGGATACAGCAAAGGAGACGGATGTTTGA